Below is a window of Camelina sativa cultivar DH55 chromosome 11, Cs, whole genome shotgun sequence DNA.
ATCTTATTTGGttacattttatatttctattagGCTGGTCCCTAAAAACTTTTAACCTGTATAAAGTTAACATGGGcgtatacattatatatatgaccaCAATCCACATCAAACACTGGTAATCCTCATCCAGACGTTGGACGAGCCCACCACGAAAGGATACAACTCGTGGTGAAAACACGTGATTTATTCAAGACCGTAAGATCAGATATCAACGGCTCTCCCACAACTAGCTCATGCAGATGACGATAACGTAACGTGACTTTTTACCTAACTCGtaatcttaaataaaaaaaaagtaatctgTTTCTACTGTAAACAGTATTCATAAAACGGCCGAAgtaatcaaaattccaaaaatttgaggatttgttttgctgacaatttatttttaaaaaagaatatatagtGGTAAATGTAATTGTCATGTCCAAttttcttcttaacaaatatcTCCATGtccgtttcaattttttttttttttttttgtcaacgtccgttttaaaccttttttttcatCTACGTCAGTTCATTCTTGATTTGAAGTAGAAGACAAATTCGTTTAATTGAAATCAAGTATTTTAATCAGAAGAGTATGATATTTCCACCATAACTAATCATTTCTTTTGctagatataataaaattatggtATAATCTAGTTCTGTTTATACTAGTGATGATTTATAGTTCAAAACACCAATTCATCATATATGACATATTATATAATACCATTGAAATGTATACCAATTTCTAGAAGTCTAAATGAACATGCAAAATAACCACGCTGCACCGTAAATATTCAAaactttaatatcaaaattattgtgacgaagtttcaaacattttttgAATTAGTTTATTATAGAATTTTCTCTCGAAAGGATATCTAAgaagatcatcttcttcttttttttgtttccttttgttgGTTTATATCAGTTTGGAGCAGAATTTTGCGATGCAATCATGTGGTTTTTGAAGGGGATTGCAGCATTTTGGCGTATTCGCTTGGGGAAAGCATGTCAATTTCGAGGAGCATTATTGAGTAGGGAGGTGAAACATTGGAATCAACAATCTGATACTATATATGAAGTGAGATTTGAACGGGAATTTAACAAACCGGCAGACATATATATCCACGttaattaaagacaaaactccaaagaaacaaaaaaactccaaataattatgattttatttattactagcTAGAGTGCCAACGGCCAACCACTAGTTATAGGATAATGTAATATCAAGTTAATTTCAATGAAAGTCAAAgtattttaaagaaaagaaaggagtTAGCTACATTCTCCCGCTCTATAAATGACATGAGCTGCAAGAGCAAGAACCATTACAAAACATTCTTTCCCATGGCGAAAACCAAACACGCTCTGTCTCCCAAATTTTCTCTCATCCTTCTTAATCTTTTCATCGTAGCGGCCACCGCAGCCGCAATCACCACTGCCAATACCAATGGTTTTGATTCTCCATCGTTCAAGATCTCTCGTCCCTGGCCCTTCAAGAAGCTCAACAAACCGGTGGTTTTGATGATATCTTGCGACGGTTTCCGGTTCGGTTACCAATTTAAAACCGACACGCCAAACATCGACCTTCTCATTTCCAGAGGAACCGAAGCCAAACACGGTTTAATCTCGGTTTTCCCCACCATGACATTCCCAAACCACTACTCTATCGCAACCGGACTCTACCCGGCCTACCATGGTATAATCATGAACAAGTTTACTGATCCGGTTAGTGGAGAGGTGTTCAACAAAGGATTACAACCGAAATGGTGGTTAGGTGAGCCGTTGTGGGTAACCGCGGTGAACCAAGGTCTCAAGGCTGTGACTTACTTCTGGCCAGGCTCTGAAGTTCCAAAAGGTTCTTGGACTTGTCCGGAAGGATATTGTCCACATTTCAACCTTTCAATTCCTTTAGAAGAAAGGGTTGATTCGGTCTTGAGCCATTTTGATCGCCCCGAGGACGAAATTCCTGATTTGCTGATGTTGTATTTCGATGAGCCGGACCAATCCGGTCATAACTATGGCCCTGATGATCCTCGGGTTACGATTGCGGTTTCGAGGGTTGATAAAATGATTGGTAGGGTGATAAAGGGGCTAAAGAAGAGGGAGATCTTTGATGAGGTTCATGTGATAGTGCTTGGTGATCACGGAATGGTGACCAACTGTGAGTGTGACGAGAAAGCGATTTACATTGATGACTTAGCGGATTGGATCAAGATACCTTCGGCTTGGATCAAGTCTTACAGCCCGGTGCTTGCAATTAGTCCGCAATGGGACAAAGACGTCGAGAATCAAGGTGAAAAGAACGCGGAAGTCGTGGCAAAGATGAACGAAGCTTTGAGCTCAGGGAAAGTAAAAAACGGAGAGTTTTTGAAAGTTTACTTGAAGGAGAAACTACCGGAAAGACTGCATTATTCGGAGAGTTATCGGATTCCACCGATCATAGGAATGGTCGGAGAAGGTCTAATAGTGAGAAAGAATAGAACAAATGCTCAAGTTTGCTACGGAGACCATGGTTACGACAACCAGCTCTTCTCGATGAGGACTATTTTTGTCGGACATGGTTCTAGGTTTAGTAGAGGAAAGAAAGTACCATCGTTCGAGAATGTGCAGATCTATAACGTCGTCGCGGAGATTCTTGGACTCCGACCAGCTCCGAACAATGGTTCTTCCTTGTTCCCTCGTAGCATTCTCTTGCCTTTTGGAGCAACAAGGGATTTAACATGAGGCAAAAATCACTTAGCTCATGAATAATAATTACTAAGATGATAAGTGAATGACAAATCTATAtcatttggttttaattttatctggaaatgaagaaaaatgtgaaCCCTAATGTTTTTGAATAACCAGGTTTCAATCATGCAttaccaaaatatttatttattgccGAGTGGTTGAGAACAAATATATCATTGTTGTATGACGTGTAGCAAGCCAAATCATACACCATGCAAGTCCTCAAATACGTATCTAAttactgattatatatattgtgtagTAAGTCACATGTAACTCTCAACCCCTAAAGACCACTTTAGGAAATAATATATCTCCTAGACTTCTACGTTCAAGGTTAATTGATATGAATTATATCATTAAAGTTAAGCAGTAGTAGTGGTAAGTAAAAAgtctttctcactctctctctctcctgaCAGGTCAATATTATTTGATGTAGTTGATATTATTCCGATTTCCGACTATTTAAAATTTGGGGAGAGAAATTGGAAAGAAAAGACTGGTTTTCTGCACATAGATTGCATTGAGACATGTGGCATTggcacccccccccccccccccccccNNNNNNNNNNNNNNNNNNNNNNNNNNNNNNNNNNNNNNNNNNNNNNNNNNNNNNNNNNNNNNNNNNNNNNNNNNNNNNNNNNNNNNNNNNNNNNNNNNNNNNNNNNNNNNNNNNNNNNNNNNNNNNNNNNNNNNNNNNNNNNNNNNNNNNNNNNNNNNNNNNNNNNNNNNNNNNNNNNNNNNNNNNNNNNNNNNNNNNNNNNNNNNNNNNNNNNNNNNNNNNNNNNNNNNNNNNNNNNNNNNNNNNNNNNNNNNNNNNNNNNNNNNNNNNNNNNNNNNNNNNNNNNNNNNNNNNNNNNNNNNNNNNNNNNNNNNNNNNNNNNNNNNNNNNNNNNNNNNNNNNNNNNNNNNNNNNNNNNNNNNNNNNNNNNNNNNNNNNNNNNNNNNNNNNNNNNNNNNNNNNNNNNNNNNNNNNNNNNNNNNNNNNNNNNNNNNNNNNNNNNNNNNNNNNNNNNNNNNNNNNNNNNNNNNNNNNNNNNNcccccccccccccccccccaaaacaCAAAGGAAGGTTGAAGTAAGCGTCTTGAATTGTTATTGATATCACTCACTCATCACTCCTTGAAATACCGGCCACCCTACTGGCTTGTGGGTCGCTTGAAGGAGGGTTTTGGAGACGCTTTCAAACATCATTTTCTGATAATCCAAGTTGTCAAAGACACATTATCGCCCAATCTAGCAGGCTCGGGTTCTATGAGCCGTACTGCAATCTAAGTATATACACTTGCCAATATATTAGATGCGGGATACTTTAGGACCACTGAGCCATACAATATGccatactcatatatataattacactAGGTTCATTAAGCCATAACTCACATCTAAAtctcaaattataaaatattgatgGGTAGCATTTATTCTCCATATCCAtgacatattttaaatatattgaattaaatttctcTCATTGAAGTATCATGACACTTACTATTTGACtaaaaaactttactttatatatagagaaggGTATTAATCATTCTAATTATTCAAATCAAACATTCGTAATCCAGTATCCACCACTTAAGTCACTGACTCACTGTAAATGCTTTATAAAATTGACAATATCTTATTTTCATAGAACCTTGGATATTAATTTTCATTGAGTAGACAGACTATAAGTCTATTCGATTAATATTTCACCCATTTTTATAAAGTCCCCAATCTCGAGTCGATCTTACTCGAATATCCCATAATGTATTGAAGTTAGATAAGAATTGGGATCCGTGAAGGGATTCTGAAAGACGTGGGTGAAATCAGAAATCTCAACAACTTTTCAGAATTGAGTCTTTAATTCGTTTAAGAAAGTATTTTAAATCGTACTTCTACAATTGTAAATATTAAAGTACAAAATGAATGATTCGAGTATTTTGAGATACTACTACATAAACAATCACCTGCCGACAAGACCCGTCAACACTAAAGTGACCCACTGATACTATCACACACACCTAGATAAAGAATTAGTTggttaaacaaaacaaaaaataaaatataaaatcacgAGAGATTCTATatgatataaagaaaaataaataaagagaattCTCCCGTTCTATAAAGAACGTGAACGTTGTTGAGCTGATCGACCACTATCactactctttctctctcaatggCTAAGACCAAACCTGACCTGTCCGGTTTCTCCGGTTACACCTTGCGCAAGTTATCTCTGCTCGTTGCTTTTCTCATTGTCCTCGTCGTAGCCGTCTCTGCCCATGGTGTCGACTCACCATCTTCCTACGCTAGGAGAGTACCCCAACCTTCCAAGAAGCTCAACAAACCGGTGGTTCTGTTAATTTCCTGCGATGGTTTCCGGTTCGGTTACCAATTCAAGACGGAGACACCAAACATCGACCTCCTCATATCAAGAGGAACCGAAGCTAAGACCGGTTTGATTCCGGTTTTCCCATCCATGACGTTCCCGAACCATTACTCAATCGCCACCGGACTCTACCCAGCTTCCCACGGTATAATCATGAACAAATTTACAGATCCGGTAAGCGGGGAACTATTCAACAggaacctaaaccctaaatggTGGTTAGGTGAGCCGTTGTGGGTTACCGCGGTGAACCAAGGGCTCAAGGCTGCGACTTACTTTTGGCCAGGCGCTGATGTCCACAAAGGCTCTTGGAACTGCCCTAAAGGATTTTGTAAAGCTCCTTACAACGTTTCGGTTCCTCTTGAAGAAAGAGTCGATACGATCTTGAACTATTTCGATCTTCCCGAGAGCGAAATCCCAGATTTCATGGCGTTGTATTTCGATGAACCGGACATACAGGGCCATGAATACGGCCCCGATGATCCTCGCGTTACCGAAGCGGTCTCAAAGGTCGATAAGATGCTCGGTAGGATCATCAAGGgattgaagaagaggaacacTTTTAATGATGTTCATGTGATATTGCTTGGTGATCACGGAATGGCTACTAACTGTGACAAGAAAGTGATTTACATTGATGATTTAGCGGATTGGATCAAGATACCTGCGGACTGGATCCAAGATTATAGCCCGGTGCTAGTAATGAACCCGCGCTGGGGCAAAGATGTCAAGAATCCAGGCAAGAAGAACGCGGAACTAGTAGCGAAGATGAACGAAGCTTTGAGCTCAGGGAAAGTAAACAACGGAGAGTTTTTGCAGGTTTACTTGAAGGAGAATTTACCGGAAAGGCTGCATTATTCCGATAGTTCCCGGATTCCGCCGATCATAGGAATGGTCGGAGAAGGTATGATGGTTAAACAGAACAGAACATCCGTTCAAGAATGTTCCGGAACTCATGGATACGACAACATGTTCTTTTCCATGAGATCTATCTTTATTGGATACGGTCCAAGGTTTAGGAGAGGAAAGAAAGTGCCTTCGTTTGAGAATGTTCAGGTCTACAATGCTGTTGCAGAGATTCTTGGACTCCGACCAGCTCTGAACAATggttcttctttgtttactcGTAGCCTTCTATTGCCCTTAGCGCAAGTAGAATGAAACTAACCCCAAGTCTTTGACTGTCTTTGAAGTTTGTTTCAGCAGAAACTGCTAGCTGTGGTTTCTAGTTTCCGATGTATCCTACTAGATCTCCGTTTTAATCAACATGTAGTCATGTACCAATAAATGAATAAGAGAGGAGCCTAAATGAAGCAACAGGATTCAAATACCATAATAAATTTATGAGAACAAGAACACCTATTTGTTATAGAAGATATATTGTATTGTCATCAAATAAAGTTGCAAAATATTTGCATAGAAATAAGAACAGAACTTCATTGATGAAGATACATActaacataaataattaatatattattccTTTTCAGAAAACCATGTGACTACTGCGTAGAGCTTATGTCAAGATTCGATTTTCTTGGTTAAGTTTTAAAACATCGAGTGGCTGCGCCAAAAACGTAATACTGACATGTGCATGTCACGGTATTAACCTCGAATCTATCAAGAACGTGCTACACAACAAACAAGGTTGCTACGGGAAATGATTATATATTGTTACTAATACTAGTTTCCCACAATAGATAAGAGTAACAAACCAGAATATGCATTCACCTGAACCAAATCAACCTATCATGCTATCACTAAAGAAGTGAAATGAGTGAGAGTAAGCGAGGATGACTAAGAACCAAAGCCTGTTACTCTAACTCGGATTTCATCTATGAACAAACCGGTTCCATTTATATTAGGGAAAGGATCGGATCATTCTTGCTAAAAACCACCAATTCCCTCTTGTGAGCCAAATAACCCTTTGCAAGATTTTCGTATATCAGAGTCGTCATTGTACATTCCACCTGCAAATTGTTCCAAAAAAGCTAGTCatagttaaaattttcattatgtTAACATCAACGAACGTGATGGTATGCTGAATAAAAAATTAGtgaaagtaaataaaaccaGGCTCTAGCCAAGTATATGCTTTAGCTATGACTTCAAGCTTCAGCAGCTGATGAGCTTTTCTTGGATCATTCAGTTTCGGAAACTGGTACGGTTTCGAGAGACAAAAAGAGTTATCAACTTGCTTAaatcaaaagatgaaaaatgtaAGAATCATACACGTTCCAGATGTCTTTTGGTTTGGAGCAGTTTGATAATTCTTCACGACTCTCGGATATCaagttgtattttttctttctctatcgAGAATAATGCCATTCTACCTGCAAATTTGCTAATAAAACAGCAAGTTATAGTTAGTATTTGGGGAGAAACATTCAGATACAATTAGGAACTTGAGAAACTGAAGATGTTTCACAGAGAGATACTTCCTATCACCCTTCTACATAGATTAACAGAGCCAAGCCGAGAGACAAACTCAGAAACACATgttcaaatatttaaacaaatatatgtatctAATTTAGGATCCATTGGAGCTTATCTCTATCAGTCTGCATCTATGCCAAGAACCATAATCTCATAACTGAACATTTAGTGACACAAAGATAAATAAACTTAAGATCTGATGGACAAAACATACAATtcaaaaacaattacattttCCTCAAGAACTCGATTTTCATAACAAACTAAATAGGATCTTCCAATGCCTAAGCGAATTCCAAGTTTTTAACCCTTGAAGGAAATCACTACAATCCAACGATATCATCCACCAAGGGAATAACAAAAGCAAACATAGTCTTGAGCAGAGAGGAGGAGCAAGTCAATTTACTTTGCAAACTAAAGAAGTGCACTTCAACTAAATTCTGGACACGGTAACATTTCTGAGATCAAAACACATGAGCCACATTGAGAAAACTTGTCAGATTGACTTTATCAGACTGCTGGCATTCTGGATCAACATTTAAGAAACaaactgtgttttttttaagacCAGTTGCAACAACATAGGTCAAGCATGTCTCATCAAAGTCCTCACTCAGTACGTTCCAGTAGATAATATTACCACACACACTCATACAAATATAGACAGAGATCAAACTTAATCAGACCAATTACAAGAcctaattgaaaaaaaaagattttcatTTGGTGAAGCAGGAGGATCCTATTGGATAATCTATCACATTTTAAATTGGCATAGGCAAACATATAACTTCCATAACATCGATCGTATACCATGCCGCAGATACATATACACCTATGAATATAGAGATTCAATGAAAAACCTAATTTCTACTGATACAAGCTTCTAGTAAACATCTAGGATTCATGGGTTGCAATCAAACAAGcaaatttggaatctttcgTGCAAATCAGCGTGTATAAGCGCACACTGATACACTGATAAAGAGAAAACTGACCTGGAAGACGTTGACAGAGTCGGCGATTGTTAATATGACACGGCGTCGCACAAGCGTGTAGGGAGCTTCCCCAAAGCTAAGATACGAAACGACGGCGTATAGAAGCTAAGTCTTGCTTTACTCACTCAGCAGTTGACTAATAAAGTTGAGGACTTACTGGGAAACGTGGCAGATTCAGATCCATCGAAAACGTAATGTGGAGAAGTCGCTACTAAACTACTCCCAAGTACTAAACTCACATCTCATTGTGTTTCTTTAAGACTTTAACTCAATCAAAAGATCTGAACtaaaaagttttcaactttctatAATTTGAGTAGAAGAAAGAAGCATCAGACCGATTGGTTAAGGAGAAGAGGAATCAATGATGTCAGGCGACACATTATCatcgaaaaaaaacaaatcctcaCCAGAAGAAGACCAAGACCAACCAAGCCAATCAATCGCACTTCTCAACAACAATCACACAACTCCATCCGATTCTGATTCTTCCACCACTAAGAGTATCTCAAGCTGCTTCATCTTTTCATCTCTCCTTCTCGTCACCTGCATCGCTCTATCCGCAGCTTCAGCTTTCgcattcctcttcttctcttctcaaaaaCCCGTCCTTTCCTTAAACCAAGTCTCAAAGTCTCCAGCTTTCGACAGATCCGTCGTTGCTCGTCCTCTCAAGAAACTCGACAAGCCTGTGGTTCTTTTGATTTCCTCTGATGGGTTTCGTTTCGGGTACCAATTCAAGACCAATCTGCCGAGCATCCACAGATTAATCGCCAACGGAACCGAAGCCGAGACTGGTCTCATCCCTGTTTATCCGACATTAACTTTCCCTAACCATTACTCCATCGTCACAGGTTTGTACCCAGCTTATCATGGAATCATCAACAACAGATTCGTTGATCCAGAAACAGGGGACGTCTTCACAATGTCTAGTCACGAACCAAAGTGGTGGTTAGGTGAGCCATTGTGGGAAACAGTAGTCAACCAAGGGCTTAAGGCTGCTACTTACTTCTGGCCTGGCTCTGAGGTACACAAAGGCTCTTGGAATTGTCCTGAAGGTTTCTGTCAAATCTACAATGGCTCTGTTCCTTTTGATGATAGGGTTGATACTATCTTGAGCTATTTCGATTTGCCTAGTAGCGAAATACCTAGTTTCATGACTCTTTACTTTGAAGATCCTGATCATGAAGGTCACCAAGTTGGCCCTGATGATCCTCTGATCACTGAAGCTGTAGTTAACATTGATCGGTTAATAGGAAGATTAATCGATGGGTTAGAAAAAAGAGGGATCTTTGAGGATGTGACAATGATTATGGTTGGTGATCATGGAATGGTTGGCACTTGTGATAAAAAAGTAGTTGTTCTGGATGATTTAGCTCCTTGGATCACAATCCCTAGTAGTTGGATTCACTACTACACACCGGTGCTAGCGATTCAACCACCTTCAGGGCACAATGCAGCGGATATAGTGGCTAAGATAAACGAAGGGTTGAGCTCTGGTAAAGTAGAGAATGGTAAGTACTTGAAGGTTTATCTCAAAGAGGATTTACCTAGCAGGCTGCATTACGCAAACAGTGACAGGATCCCGTCTATCATAGGACTAGTGGATGAGGGCTTCACGGTAAAGCAGAAGAAAAGTAAAGCCAAGGAATGTGGTGGAGCTCACGGGTATGACAATGCCTTCTTTTCCATGAGGACTATAT
It encodes the following:
- the LOC104721899 gene encoding venom phosphodiesterase 2-like, with product MAKTKPDLSGFSGYTLRKLSLLVAFLIVLVVAVSAHGVDSPSSYARRVPQPSKKLNKPVVLLISCDGFRFGYQFKTETPNIDLLISRGTEAKTGLIPVFPSMTFPNHYSIATGLYPASHGIIMNKFTDPVSGELFNRNLNPKWWLGEPLWVTAVNQGLKAATYFWPGADVHKGSWNCPKGFCKAPYNVSVPLEERVDTILNYFDLPESEIPDFMALYFDEPDIQGHEYGPDDPRVTEAVSKVDKMLGRIIKGLKKRNTFNDVHVILLGDHGMATNCDKKVIYIDDLADWIKIPADWIQDYSPVLVMNPRWGKDVKNPGKKNAELVAKMNEALSSGKVNNGEFLQVYLKENLPERLHYSDSSRIPPIIGMVGEGMMVKQNRTSVQECSGTHGYDNMFFSMRSIFIGYGPRFRRGKKVPSFENVQVYNAVAEILGLRPALNNGSSLFTRSLLLPLAQVE
- the LOC104721900 gene encoding ectonucleotide pyrophosphatase/phosphodiesterase family member 3-like gives rise to the protein MMSGDTLSSKKNKSSPEEDQDQPSQSIALLNNNHTTPSDSDSSTTKSISSCFIFSSLLLVTCIALSAASAFAFLFFSSQKPVLSLNQVSKSPAFDRSVVARPLKKLDKPVVLLISSDGFRFGYQFKTNLPSIHRLIANGTEAETGLIPVYPTLTFPNHYSIVTGLYPAYHGIINNRFVDPETGDVFTMSSHEPKWWLGEPLWETVVNQGLKAATYFWPGSEVHKGSWNCPEGFCQIYNGSVPFDDRVDTILSYFDLPSSEIPSFMTLYFEDPDHEGHQVGPDDPLITEAVVNIDRLIGRLIDGLEKRGIFEDVTMIMVGDHGMVGTCDKKVVVLDDLAPWITIPSSWIHYYTPVLAIQPPSGHNAADIVAKINEGLSSGKVENGKYLKVYLKEDLPSRLHYANSDRIPSIIGLVDEGFTVKQKKSKAKECGGAHGYDNAFFSMRTIFIGHGPMFAKGRKVTSFENVEIYNVISSILGLKAAPNNGSDEFPSHVLLPCA
- the LOC104721898 gene encoding venom phosphodiesterase 2-like; its protein translation is MAKTKHALSPKFSLILLNLFIVAATAAAITTANTNGFDSPSFKISRPWPFKKLNKPVVLMISCDGFRFGYQFKTDTPNIDLLISRGTEAKHGLISVFPTMTFPNHYSIATGLYPAYHGIIMNKFTDPVSGEVFNKGLQPKWWLGEPLWVTAVNQGLKAVTYFWPGSEVPKGSWTCPEGYCPHFNLSIPLEERVDSVLSHFDRPEDEIPDLLMLYFDEPDQSGHNYGPDDPRVTIAVSRVDKMIGRVIKGLKKREIFDEVHVIVLGDHGMVTNCECDEKAIYIDDLADWIKIPSAWIKSYSPVLAISPQWDKDVENQGEKNAEVVAKMNEALSSGKVKNGEFLKVYLKEKLPERLHYSESYRIPPIIGMVGEGLIVRKNRTNAQVCYGDHGYDNQLFSMRTIFVGHGSRFSRGKKVPSFENVQIYNVVAEILGLRPAPNNGSSLFPRSILLPFGATRDLT